Genomic DNA from Peribacillus sp. FSL H8-0477:
CACCATAGACATTACACCTAGTGACTGCCAAAAAAACCCTCATACATTTCTAATGTATAAGGGTAAAACATAATAATAAATGTACTATAAATTACGACCCAAGAGGTCCATGGTGAGGTCCAGTTTGTCCTTGGTGTCCAAGATCTGAATTATAACCTTCATCAAAAGCACCACCCAGCGTACTTGCCATCGTTTGACCAACACTAAGCACTTCTAATATAGGCTTTTCCCACACTTTTTTATTTTGCAACATTATTCACCTCCTCTCAATTAAATTGTTTTAAGAATCTTGATATAATTAAGCTATACATTAAAATTTGATAATCAATATCAAATGAAAGTTCAGGTTTTGGCCCCTGTTGTTTTATCTTCAAAAACGTTTTTTTCAGAACGTCCATATTGAATAACTCGTTTATTATTGGATTAGTACAAACCGATTCAAGTTCATTCGTAAAGGTATCCCAATGCGGTGTCATACGATAAATACAATCTGCACCTTGGACGCCTCTGATAGATTGATTCAATCTAACCTTATCAGGTAAATAATCTGCCATCGATCTTCTAATTAATGATCTATCAAATCCATCTTGA
This window encodes:
- a CDS encoding paeninodin family lasso peptide: MLQNKKVWEKPILEVLSVGQTMASTLGGAFDEGYNSDLGHQGQTGPHHGPLGS